A window of the bacterium genome harbors these coding sequences:
- a CDS encoding tetratricopeptide repeat protein has protein sequence MLKKVLFFILLITCFASPKPDYDSLVKAGINQIYSIKFTEAEKTFLTLQKEYPKHPAGKFFFAMIDWWRIILSEENEEQDERFYEKIEETVDFCDAILDKDPNNVDALFFKGGAIGFRGRLRVMRESWFGAADDGREALPLVELAHKLDPDNVDVKLGFGIYNYLAAVIPEKYPIVKPVMMFFPTGNKELGLKQLKEAASVGKYSKYEAKYILVTFFYYFENDTTSAALYTKQLVQLFPDNPVFERWEGRLAARRADWETVDKIFRSVLRKADRNQEGYNTPMVRREANYYIGNILRTKGELTEAFSYYKKCIEESKKIDEDKASGFRINATLYSGNIMESRGKYDEAKKYYNAVLDMREFQNSHTLAETYLDRIKNLEKQGSK, from the coding sequence ATGTTAAAAAAAGTTTTATTCTTTATTCTCCTCATTACCTGTTTTGCTTCCCCAAAACCTGATTACGATTCTCTCGTCAAGGCAGGTATCAATCAAATCTACAGTATAAAATTCACCGAAGCTGAAAAGACTTTTCTTACCTTACAAAAAGAATATCCAAAACATCCGGCAGGGAAATTCTTTTTTGCGATGATTGACTGGTGGAGAATTATTCTTTCAGAAGAAAATGAAGAACAGGATGAACGCTTCTATGAAAAGATTGAAGAGACGGTTGATTTCTGCGATGCAATTCTCGATAAAGATCCGAACAACGTTGATGCACTCTTCTTCAAAGGCGGTGCAATTGGTTTCAGAGGAAGACTGAGGGTAATGCGTGAAAGCTGGTTCGGTGCCGCAGATGATGGACGGGAAGCTTTGCCACTGGTTGAACTTGCACACAAACTCGATCCCGATAATGTTGATGTAAAGCTTGGTTTTGGAATTTACAATTATCTCGCTGCTGTAATTCCAGAAAAATACCCGATAGTTAAACCTGTGATGATGTTCTTTCCAACAGGCAACAAGGAACTCGGACTGAAGCAATTGAAAGAAGCAGCAAGTGTTGGGAAGTATTCAAAGTACGAAGCAAAGTACATCCTCGTTACATTTTTCTACTATTTTGAAAACGATACCACATCAGCGGCGCTTTATACAAAACAACTTGTTCAGTTATTCCCGGATAATCCGGTATTTGAAAGATGGGAGGGAAGACTTGCGGCAAGGAGAGCTGATTGGGAAACAGTCGATAAAATTTTCAGGAGCGTTCTCAGGAAAGCCGATAGAAACCAGGAAGGTTACAATACTCCCATGGTTCGCAGGGAAGCGAATTATTACATTGGAAATATTTTGAGAACTAAAGGAGAATTAACTGAAGCTTTTTCATACTATAAAAAATGTATTGAAGAATCTAAAAAAATTGACGAAGACAAAGCTTCGGGTTTTAGAATTAATGCGACTCTCTATTCAGGCAACATAATGGAATCTCGCGGTAAATATGATGAAGCAAAAAAATATTATAACGCAGTGCTTGATATGAGAGAATTCCAGAACTCACACACGCTTGCCGAAACTTATCTTGACAGGATAAAAAACTTAGAGAAGCAGGGAAGTAAATAA
- a CDS encoding T9SS type A sorting domain-containing protein: protein MQYTIPQSSNVEIRIYGILGNVIETLVNEEKQAGRYEITWYANDLPSGIYFYQIKVGNYVETKKMILLK, encoded by the coding sequence ATGCAATACACAATCCCACAAAGTTCGAATGTTGAAATCAGGATTTATGGTATACTTGGCAACGTGATAGAAACATTAGTTAATGAAGAAAAGCAAGCAGGTAGATACGAAATAACCTGGTATGCAAATGATCTACCAAGCGGAATTTATTTTTATCAAATCAAAGTTGGAAACTATGTTGAGACGAAGAAGATGATACTGTTGAAATAG
- the porQ gene encoding type IX secretion system protein PorQ, with product MRSILSSLFIIFVLTSSIAVGQDTYRFMNIDMSARAAALGGSFSTNNDDVDVLFYNPAGMSFLEKNPVSFSFVKHLMDINLFSLAYSTEFENIGRFGTAVKYINYGTFDGADEFGNKTGEFGAGELAFILGYTNEFTENFYYGANAKVIYSSIEDKSSSAIGLDLGVNYEIPSQQLNLAATVLNLGTQISSYIDTKEDLPLDITIGVSKRLENLPVRLSLDFHQLNKERDELYQHLKGFTLGAEFYLSEVFTLRFGYDNEARSDLKVGSSAGIAGFNGGLGVKISEYIFNYGYSSMGSIGAMHRIGLATAI from the coding sequence ATGAGATCCATACTTTCATCGCTTTTTATCATTTTTGTTTTAACAAGCTCAATCGCTGTTGGGCAAGATACATACAGATTTATGAATATTGATATGAGTGCGCGTGCAGCAGCACTTGGCGGAAGCTTTTCTACAAATAATGATGATGTTGATGTTCTCTTCTACAATCCCGCAGGTATGAGTTTCCTTGAAAAAAATCCTGTCTCATTTTCCTTTGTAAAACACTTGATGGATATAAATCTTTTCAGCTTAGCCTACTCAACAGAGTTTGAAAACATTGGCAGGTTCGGTACCGCTGTTAAATATATCAACTACGGAACATTTGATGGTGCTGATGAATTTGGAAATAAAACAGGTGAGTTTGGTGCCGGCGAGCTTGCATTCATTTTGGGATACACAAATGAATTCACTGAGAATTTTTATTACGGTGCAAATGCAAAAGTTATTTACTCCAGTATCGAAGATAAATCATCAAGCGCGATAGGACTCGACCTCGGAGTAAATTACGAAATTCCGAGCCAGCAGTTGAATCTCGCGGCAACAGTTCTTAATCTCGGTACACAGATTTCTTCATACATCGACACAAAAGAAGATCTTCCGCTTGATATTACAATCGGTGTTTCAAAAAGACTTGAAAATCTTCCGGTTCGTTTGTCACTTGATTTTCATCAGCTTAATAAAGAACGTGATGAACTTTATCAGCATCTGAAAGGATTTACTCTCGGTGCAGAGTTCTACTTAAGCGAAGTATTCACACTTCGTTTTGGATATGACAACGAAGCGCGTTCGGATCTGAAGGTTGGCTCTTCGGCTGGCATTGCAGGATTTAACGGCGGACTTGGTGTTAAAATTTCCGAATATATTTTTAATTACGGGTATTCGTCGATGGGTTCTATTGGCGCAATGCACAGAATTGGACTGGCAACAGCAATTTAA
- the htpX gene encoding zinc metalloprotease HtpX, with amino-acid sequence MNAVKTVFLMTLMMALFLFIGYYLGGNTGMTIALVFSLLMNFGSFWFSDKIVLKMYRAKEVNRESAPKFYDMVERLARQANLPMPKVYLINDPTPNAFATGRSPKKAAVAATTGILQGLSNDELAGVMAHELAHVKNRDTLISTIAATLVGSISYIAQMAGWAMMFGRSDDREGGGIGGLVLLILSPIMAMLLQMAISRSREFAADKGGAEISGSPLSLASALQKISRGNQMKPVYHSDPATAHMFIINPLAGGGISKLFSTHPPTEERIKRLQAMAR; translated from the coding sequence GTGAACGCAGTTAAAACAGTATTCTTAATGACATTAATGATGGCTCTTTTCTTGTTTATCGGCTATTATCTTGGCGGTAACACAGGAATGACCATCGCTTTGGTATTTTCATTACTTATGAACTTCGGTTCGTTCTGGTTTTCTGATAAAATAGTTCTGAAAATGTACAGAGCAAAAGAAGTCAATCGTGAATCAGCACCGAAGTTTTATGATATGGTTGAAAGATTAGCGAGACAGGCAAATCTTCCTATGCCTAAAGTTTATTTGATAAACGATCCAACACCAAATGCATTTGCAACAGGAAGAAGTCCGAAGAAAGCTGCAGTTGCTGCAACAACGGGAATTCTTCAGGGATTAAGCAATGACGAACTAGCCGGTGTGATGGCTCACGAACTTGCACACGTGAAAAACAGGGATACATTGATTAGCACAATTGCAGCAACGTTGGTTGGTTCTATTTCATACATTGCACAAATGGCTGGATGGGCTATGATGTTTGGAAGGAGTGACGACAGAGAAGGCGGAGGAATTGGAGGATTAGTTCTCTTGATTTTATCTCCGATAATGGCAATGCTTTTACAAATGGCAATATCACGTTCACGTGAATTTGCAGCTGATAAAGGCGGTGCGGAGATTTCAGGGAGTCCATTAAGTCTTGCTTCTGCACTTCAAAAAATTTCCAGAGGTAACCAGATGAAACCAGTTTATCATTCTGATCCTGCAACAGCTCATATGTTTATAATAAATCCTTTAGCTGGTGGAGGAATTTCAAAGTTGTTTTCTACTCATCCACCAACTGAAGAAAGAATAAAGAGACTGCAGGCAATGGCGAGATAG
- a CDS encoding DUF47 family protein encodes MIKALLPKEEKYFDDFREMISHIQQMAKYTEQLFADELVDKNHYLNIKPLELRCDEISSRIVKRLNKTFITPFDREDIFALIKRMDDISDMLLGAAARIETFHITKKIPHADKLASIIYKQSQELGVAIQDLKARRINETKAVKDLESEADTVYRNAMQELFANEKDAIELIKKKEVLDILERTSDRCQSVANVILSIFIKNA; translated from the coding sequence ATGATAAAAGCACTATTACCTAAGGAAGAGAAGTATTTTGACGACTTCAGGGAGATGATTTCCCACATCCAGCAGATGGCAAAGTACACCGAACAGCTTTTTGCAGATGAACTCGTTGACAAGAACCACTACCTCAATATCAAACCTTTAGAACTAAGATGCGATGAAATTTCATCACGTATTGTAAAAAGACTAAATAAAACTTTTATCACTCCGTTTGACCGCGAAGATATTTTCGCACTTATAAAAAGAATGGATGATATCAGCGATATGCTTTTAGGAGCTGCTGCACGAATTGAAACTTTTCACATCACAAAAAAAATACCTCACGCCGATAAGCTCGCCTCGATTATATACAAACAGTCACAAGAACTTGGAGTTGCAATCCAGGATCTGAAAGCAAGACGGATCAACGAGACAAAAGCAGTAAAGGATCTTGAATCCGAAGCAGATACTGTGTACAGAAATGCTATGCAGGAACTCTTTGCAAATGAAAAAGATGCAATCGAACTAATAAAGAAAAAGGAAGTGCTCGATATTCTGGAAAGAACTTCTGACCGTTGTCAGTCTGTTGCAAATGTCATTCTTTCCATCTTCATCAAAAATGCATAA
- a CDS encoding inorganic phosphate transporter, with product MEFVIFIIILALVFDFYNGMNDAANSIATVVATRVLSPFQAVAWAAFFNFIAAFAFGVSVATTIGKGIVDVAIVDNFVILSGLIGAIILTATATHFGLPISVSHSIIGGYGGAAIAKAGFSALIISGYTKVAIFIFAAPLIGMVMAYIFSIITLWIVRNKQPRKVDKYFRKLQLVSAALYSLSHGSNDAQKTIGIITIVLFTNGLLGDVFRVPFYVIIMSHAVIALGTLVGGWKVIRTLGMRVTKLNPFGGFSAETSAGLTIIGATIFGIPVSTTHTITGSIIGVGSVKGVSAVRWGVAKNILWAWVLTIPVSAISAMITYEIVIYVQTLL from the coding sequence ATGGAATTTGTAATCTTCATTATTATCCTTGCGCTTGTCTTCGATTTCTATAACGGAATGAATGATGCTGCAAACTCAATCGCCACAGTGGTTGCGACTCGTGTTCTCAGTCCGTTTCAGGCAGTTGCGTGGGCAGCATTTTTTAATTTCATCGCGGCTTTTGCTTTCGGCGTTAGCGTTGCAACTACAATCGGTAAAGGTATTGTCGATGTAGCTATTGTTGATAATTTTGTTATTCTTTCCGGACTTATTGGTGCAATTATCCTAACGGCTACAGCAACACATTTTGGTTTACCCATAAGTGTTTCTCACTCGATTATTGGCGGTTATGGCGGGGCCGCCATAGCTAAAGCAGGATTTAGCGCCCTAATTATATCAGGATATACAAAGGTTGCAATCTTCATTTTTGCAGCACCACTGATTGGAATGGTGATGGCGTATATTTTTTCAATCATCACTCTGTGGATAGTAAGGAACAAACAGCCTAGGAAAGTAGATAAATATTTCCGTAAACTTCAACTTGTCTCTGCTGCGCTTTATAGTTTAAGTCATGGATCTAACGATGCACAAAAAACAATTGGTATAATTACAATCGTACTTTTTACAAACGGTTTGTTAGGTGATGTATTCCGTGTTCCGTTTTATGTTATCATCATGAGTCATGCAGTAATCGCTTTGGGAACATTAGTTGGTGGTTGGAAAGTGATCCGAACACTGGGAATGCGAGTAACCAAGCTAAATCCATTCGGCGGATTCAGTGCTGAAACTTCTGCGGGATTAACAATTATCGGGGCAACAATTTTTGGAATACCAGTAAGTACAACTCACACTATCACAGGTTCAATAATCGGAGTTGGATCTGTAAAAGGTGTCTCAGCAGTACGATGGGGAGTGGCAAAAAATATTTTGTGGGCGTGGGTGCTTACTATTCCGGTCTCAGCTATCAGCGCAATGATAACTTATGAAATAGTGATTTACGTTCAAACTCTTCTCTGA
- a CDS encoding DUF2520 domain-containing protein: MTKQKIAIIGAGKLAYSLTSAIIKSGYDVHIVVSRKLSSAKTLVNKFSIPLFSNNLKKIPSDVNIFFLTVPDGEIKKTADALSRIINEFKDKICIHFSGVENISALQSLSMKGCGVGSLHIIRPFPSKDVVDIKNSPASIETDNKRARFFLLQLCKKLKLKPHRITSEQKVFQHIAAVHSSNFLVGNLFNAFSLISSKNNAPKNILRKTTQSALDNVFRLSPAKALSGPIDRGDVYAIRKHLEALNAEIKKTKSNHLKLLRKNYIIQSISLLEVVKAKYGKLSDKHRRIKKLLSEEIRK, translated from the coding sequence TTGACAAAGCAAAAAATAGCAATAATCGGTGCCGGCAAACTTGCGTATTCACTCACATCTGCTATAATTAAATCAGGATACGATGTTCATATAGTTGTCAGCAGAAAATTATCCTCTGCAAAAACTCTTGTAAATAAATTTTCAATTCCGTTATTTTCAAATAATCTGAAAAAAATTCCATCCGATGTGAACATATTCTTTTTAACAGTTCCCGATGGTGAAATCAAAAAGACTGCAGATGCATTGTCAAGAATAATAAATGAATTTAAAGATAAAATCTGCATTCACTTTTCCGGTGTCGAAAATATTTCTGCATTACAATCTTTATCGATGAAGGGTTGTGGAGTCGGTTCACTGCATATCATCAGACCATTCCCATCAAAAGATGTGGTTGATATAAAAAATTCACCCGCATCAATTGAAACGGATAATAAGCGAGCGAGATTTTTCTTGCTCCAGTTGTGCAAAAAGTTAAAATTGAAACCTCACAGGATCACGTCCGAGCAAAAAGTCTTTCAGCATATTGCAGCAGTTCACAGCTCAAATTTTTTAGTTGGAAATCTTTTCAACGCTTTCTCTCTGATATCTTCAAAAAATAATGCTCCGAAGAATATTCTTAGAAAGACAACTCAATCTGCACTTGATAATGTTTTTAGGTTATCTCCTGCGAAAGCACTTTCAGGTCCAATTGACAGAGGAGATGTTTATGCAATCAGGAAACATCTTGAGGCATTAAATGCTGAGATAAAGAAAACTAAAAGCAATCATTTAAAACTTCTGAGGAAGAATTATATCATCCAGTCCATTTCACTTCTTGAGGTCGTAAAAGCTAAGTATGGAAAGTTGAGTGATAAACATCGCCGCATTAAGAAATTGTTATCTGAGGAGATTCGAAAGTAA
- the amrB gene encoding AmmeMemoRadiSam system protein B has protein sequence MNYVRPAQVAGYFYPANPDKLKKDISLMLDVTKPKEKIDNVFGIVSPHAGYVYSGKTAAHAYNLLIGKNYKTVVIISPSHSEYFPGISLFEGDAYETPLGILKVDNEFREKLETSDGIIFKGYEGHRREHALEVQLPFLQSVLKGFKIVPVVMGDQSKRNIDTLAKRLSEISDNETLIVASSDLSHFYNKSQADRLDSIVEKRVREFDYESLQFDLENHTCEACGGGPIVALMKAANLKNIRHSMVLSRTDSGDVTGDNSEVVGYLSAVFYGD, from the coding sequence ATGAATTATGTGAGACCAGCTCAGGTAGCCGGATATTTCTATCCCGCAAATCCTGATAAATTGAAAAAAGATATTTCCCTTATGCTGGATGTTACAAAGCCAAAAGAAAAAATTGATAACGTCTTTGGAATTGTTTCACCTCACGCTGGTTATGTTTACTCGGGAAAAACTGCCGCGCATGCTTATAATCTTTTAATCGGAAAAAATTATAAAACTGTTGTTATTATCTCACCAAGCCACAGCGAATATTTTCCAGGCATCAGTCTATTTGAAGGTGATGCGTATGAAACTCCGCTCGGTATTTTGAAGGTTGATAACGAATTTCGTGAAAAGCTTGAGACCAGTGACGGAATAATTTTCAAAGGATACGAAGGACACAGAAGAGAACACGCTCTGGAAGTACAGCTTCCATTTCTGCAGTCAGTGTTAAAAGGTTTTAAAATTGTTCCTGTTGTGATGGGCGATCAGTCGAAAAGAAACATCGATACACTTGCAAAAAGACTCTCGGAAATATCAGATAATGAAACTTTGATTGTTGCAAGTTCTGATCTTTCTCATTTCTATAATAAAAGCCAGGCTGACAGACTCGATTCAATTGTTGAAAAGAGAGTGAGAGAATTTGATTACGAATCGCTGCAGTTTGATCTTGAAAATCATACTTGCGAAGCTTGCGGCGGAGGACCAATTGTTGCTTTGATGAAAGCAGCGAACCTGAAGAACATCAGGCATTCGATGGTACTAAGCAGGACAGATTCAGGAGATGTAACTGGTGATAACTCAGAAGTAGTTGGCTATCTCTCTGCAGTTTTTTACGGAGATTAA
- a CDS encoding glycine--tRNA ligase: MSSKNNTQDNLLEKIVSLAKRRGFVFQSSEIYGGLNGCWDYGPLGVELLNNIKSEWWKTMTYREDVEGIDASILMHPKVWEASGHVENFTDPMIDCKQCKARFRLDVLGDSYADKKKDKAIQELKENLKSDERLLKKIDKKINNSGQENPFTLLLEDAEISKLLLAQLNCPQCGNKGTFTDARKFNLMFKTFIGPVEDTGSVVYLRPETAQGIFVNFLNVQGSSRQKLPFGIAQIGKAFRNEINTKNFLFRTREFEQMEMQYFVKEGEDKKFYDYWKAERLDWFKRMGMTPTKLRYHDHPADKLAHYAKEAVDIEYEFPFGWGEIEGIHNRTNYDLSRHEEFSGKSLKYFDEQAKEKFIPFIIETSAGASRSFMAFLVDAYYEEEVNGELRSVLKFHPRLAPIKAAIFPLVNKDGMPEISRKIETDLRKSFRVFYDDKGAVGRRYRRQDEAGTPFCITVDTQTLEDQTVTVRERDTMVQERVGVDKLSVYLLNKLHTA, from the coding sequence ATTTCTAGTAAAAATAACACACAAGATAACCTTTTAGAAAAAATTGTTTCTCTTGCTAAAAGAAGAGGATTTGTTTTTCAATCTAGTGAAATTTACGGCGGACTTAACGGCTGCTGGGATTACGGTCCGCTCGGTGTTGAGCTTCTCAACAATATTAAAAGCGAATGGTGGAAAACAATGACTTACCGCGAAGATGTTGAAGGAATTGATGCATCTATTTTAATGCATCCGAAAGTTTGGGAAGCTTCAGGTCACGTTGAGAATTTTACTGACCCTATGATTGACTGCAAACAATGTAAAGCACGATTCAGGTTGGATGTTCTTGGAGATTCATATGCTGACAAGAAAAAAGATAAAGCAATACAAGAGTTGAAAGAAAATTTGAAGAGTGATGAACGACTTTTAAAAAAGATTGATAAGAAGATTAATAATTCCGGTCAGGAAAATCCTTTCACACTATTGCTTGAAGATGCTGAGATTTCAAAGTTGCTGCTTGCACAATTAAACTGTCCTCAGTGTGGCAACAAGGGAACATTCACAGATGCACGAAAATTCAACCTGATGTTTAAAACTTTTATCGGTCCTGTTGAAGATACTGGCTCAGTAGTTTATTTAAGACCGGAAACAGCTCAGGGAATATTCGTAAACTTTTTGAATGTTCAGGGATCTTCCCGACAAAAACTTCCGTTTGGAATTGCTCAAATCGGAAAAGCATTCCGTAATGAAATAAACACGAAAAATTTTCTTTTCCGTACACGCGAGTTTGAGCAGATGGAAATGCAATACTTTGTAAAAGAAGGTGAAGACAAAAAATTTTACGATTACTGGAAAGCAGAACGGCTCGATTGGTTTAAGAGAATGGGTATGACTCCAACCAAATTACGTTACCACGATCATCCGGCAGATAAGCTTGCACATTATGCAAAAGAAGCTGTTGATATTGAATATGAATTTCCATTCGGATGGGGAGAGATTGAAGGAATTCACAACAGAACAAACTATGATCTCAGCAGGCACGAAGAATTCTCAGGCAAATCATTAAAATATTTTGATGAGCAGGCGAAAGAAAAATTTATTCCATTCATAATTGAAACTTCTGCCGGTGCAAGCAGATCTTTTATGGCATTTTTAGTCGATGCATATTATGAAGAAGAGGTGAATGGTGAACTTCGTTCCGTTCTCAAATTCCATCCGAGACTTGCACCAATAAAAGCTGCAATCTTTCCCCTGGTTAACAAAGACGGTATGCCTGAAATTTCAAGAAAGATTGAAACCGATTTAAGAAAATCTTTCCGGGTTTTTTATGATGACAAAGGTGCTGTTGGGAGAAGATACCGCAGACAGGATGAAGCCGGAACTCCGTTTTGCATAACTGTCGATACTCAAACTCTCGAAGACCAGACTGTAACCGTTCGTGAAAGAGATACAATGGTGCAGGAAAGAGTTGGGGTTGATAAGCTTTCGGTATATCTACTAAACAAATTGCATACAGCTTAA